The Phyllostomus discolor isolate MPI-MPIP mPhyDis1 chromosome 4, mPhyDis1.pri.v3, whole genome shotgun sequence genome window below encodes:
- the TSTD3 gene encoding thiosulfate sulfurtransferase/rhodanese-like domain-containing protein 3 isoform X1, translating into MKKVHQGNHHGHITEKKNDASRKASGLNSIKGNCHNFCTAVFKDVTYKELKNLLNSKKIMLIDVRETWEILECGKIPGSVNIPLGEVGEALQMHPEDFKEKYNEVKPSKSDSLVFSCLAGVRSKKALDTAVSLGFNSAKHYAGGWKEWASYEYSEKPQGN; encoded by the exons atgaAAAAAGTACACCAAGGAAATCACCATGGGcatattactgaaaaaaaaaatgatgcctCAAGAAAAGCCTCAG gTTTGAATTCAATAAAAGGAAACTGCCACAATTTTTGTACTGCTGTTTTTAAAGATGTCACCTATAAGGAACTTAAAAACCTCTTGAATTCcaaaaaaattatgttaattgATGTTAGAGAGACATGGGAAATTCTTGAGTGTGGAAAAATCCCTGGGTCTGTCAATATACCAT tgggtGAGGTAGGTGAAGCTCTACAGATGCACCCAGAAGACTTCAAAGAGAAGTATAATGAAGTGAAGCCATCCAAATCCGATAGTCTAGTGTTTTCTTGTTTAGCTGGAGTGAGAAGCAAGAAGGCTCTGGACACAGCAGTATCTCTGGGCTTTAACAG TGCCAAACACTATGCTGGAGGATGGAAGGAATGGGCATCCTACGAATATTCAGAGAAGCCACAAGGAAACTGA